In the genome of Patescibacteria group bacterium, one region contains:
- the dnaG gene encoding DNA primase — translation MSSHVEKIKEKLSIVDVVGSYIQLEKAGTNYKAKCPFHNEKSPSFFISPDRNTYYCFGCGHKGDILSFVQEFEGLDFMGALRVLAQRAGVTLEKENPTIRTEREKLYLAMEHATLFFQRELMHKTDAKEYLKKRGLVEKTVREWRVGYAPLDWKAVSTYLLTKGFKIEEIEKVGLAKKSDKREGDHYDRFRGRIMFPLFDSSGRVIAFSGRQFEHDGTEAKYINSPETVLFEKSRVLYGFDKAKLEIRKRDYSLLVEGQMDLLMSHQAGVSNAIASSGTALTQDQLEIVRRLSNKVVIAYDGDSAGLAAAARGWQIALKLGMDVKIAVMPKGKDPADLILEDPQAFETIVKNARHIIDVELDRILQTFSDSRERALEVEKNVLPYVAELKSEIEKGHFISKIAHEAKIKEDVIWQEIRKREKNLYTAAVPDVNKPQNKAMPARKGSIERTLFGILFWQEKQSSSVLDSLDIKTKLSNIIGKEQMSDIETEMRKHQDELIFEAEVSYQDSKNLNTYTDELVKSLHEEYLRELFGKTVKELEEAERERNADKAVELLQKCQEISSQLSKLLRERA, via the coding sequence ATGTCCTCTCACGTAGAAAAAATAAAAGAAAAATTGAGCATTGTTGATGTTGTTGGATCGTATATTCAGCTTGAAAAAGCTGGTACCAACTACAAAGCAAAATGTCCATTCCACAACGAAAAGTCGCCATCATTCTTTATCTCTCCAGATAGGAATACGTACTATTGTTTTGGATGTGGTCATAAGGGTGACATTCTGTCGTTTGTTCAAGAATTCGAGGGGCTCGATTTTATGGGAGCCCTTCGGGTGCTTGCGCAGCGTGCAGGTGTCACACTTGAAAAAGAAAATCCAACGATACGTACAGAACGAGAAAAACTGTACTTAGCAATGGAGCATGCTACACTTTTCTTTCAACGTGAACTCATGCATAAAACAGATGCTAAAGAGTATCTGAAGAAACGAGGTCTTGTAGAAAAAACGGTGCGTGAATGGCGTGTTGGATATGCGCCCCTTGATTGGAAAGCAGTATCTACCTACTTGTTAACAAAAGGTTTCAAGATAGAAGAAATAGAAAAAGTAGGCTTGGCAAAAAAGTCTGACAAACGAGAAGGAGACCACTATGATCGATTTCGCGGACGTATCATGTTCCCATTATTTGATTCTTCAGGAAGAGTAATCGCTTTTTCTGGTAGACAATTTGAACACGATGGTACTGAAGCAAAATATATCAATAGTCCTGAAACAGTTTTGTTTGAAAAATCTCGAGTATTGTATGGTTTTGATAAAGCAAAACTAGAAATACGAAAACGAGACTATTCACTACTTGTAGAAGGACAGATGGATTTGCTCATGAGTCATCAAGCCGGAGTTTCTAATGCTATAGCATCTTCAGGTACAGCGCTTACTCAGGATCAGCTTGAAATCGTACGTCGACTATCAAATAAAGTAGTTATTGCGTATGACGGTGATAGTGCAGGACTCGCAGCTGCAGCTCGCGGATGGCAGATTGCTCTAAAGCTTGGAATGGATGTAAAGATTGCTGTAATGCCCAAAGGTAAAGATCCAGCAGATCTTATTTTGGAAGATCCACAGGCATTTGAAACTATTGTAAAAAATGCCCGTCATATTATCGATGTTGAATTGGATAGAATCCTTCAGACTTTTTCTGATAGTCGCGAGCGAGCTCTAGAGGTTGAAAAAAATGTTTTACCCTATGTTGCAGAACTGAAGAGCGAAATAGAAAAGGGGCACTTTATCAGTAAGATTGCACATGAAGCTAAGATTAAGGAAGATGTAATCTGGCAAGAAATACGAAAAAGAGAGAAGAATCTTTATACAGCTGCTGTGCCTGATGTAAATAAGCCTCAGAATAAGGCTATGCCCGCTCGAAAGGGTTCAATAGAACGAACTTTGTTTGGAATTCTATTCTGGCAAGAAAAACAGAGTTCATCCGTCTTAGATAGTCTAGACATTAAGACAAAATTAAGTAATATTATTGGTAAGGAACAGATGAGCGACATTGAGACAGAAATGCGCAAACATCAAGACGAGCTCATATTTGAAGCTGAAGTCTCCTATCAAGACAGCAAAAATTTAAATACATATACAGACGAGTTGGTAAAAAGTCTCCATGAAGAATACCTTCGAGAACTTTTTGGGAAAACCGTCAAAGAATTGGAAGAAGCAGAAAGAGAAAGGAATGCAGATAAAGCAGTCGAACTCTTACAAAAGTGTCAGGAAATATCGAGTCAGTTAAGCAAGCTCTTACGAGAACGAGCATAA
- a CDS encoding ATP-dependent DNA helicase has protein sequence MATNQRFQELYTRLNPEQKKAVDTIDGPVMVIAGPGTGKTQILTLRIANILKETDAGPDSILALTFTESGVHAMRKRLVDIIGSAAYKVMITTFHGFANDVIKNFPEEFPRIIGANNATDIDQIRLMEGVLQSLSLERLKPYGDPLYYVRPILQEIKHLKRENIDPDELEKIVAKQQKDFDVIPDLYYEKGAYKGKMKGAYKDLEKQIEKNKELILAYRGYEVALTKERLFDFEDMIMEVVRAMKRNEDLRLRLQEKYQYVLADEHQDANQAQNSILEQLSSFHDNPNLFIVGDEKQAIFRFQGASLENFLYFKRIYPQASLISLVSNYRSHQTILDGSHSVIEKNKVEDASLRVQLQSQSKLVPEKIRIANFLKVEDEYLFLLKDIEDKIRSGISPSEIAILFRNNKDVFPLVKTFEKTAVPFSVESGQDVLSDDDIYKLLLILRAINELGNNALLMDVMFIDFLKLSHIDVFRISTYAKSQRISIYDCLRDESYLNEAGVHNVEKFVALNEKLSDWASLAKNKNIVDFFEHIVRESGFLEYILSHNGSLDKLHKLEAFFGEVKRVAQNHKEYKLRDFITYLDLLKSHKILISSQNTSESRQGVRLMTAHRSKGLEFDHVYIIGACDGHWGNKRDVKYFKVPLPGHKEEYDAIDDERRLFYVALTRARKGLTITWCSQSLEGKIDQLPSQFLEEIAEDHKEQIDVETIPKHELAVPSFSFAPQLNFGIDLKDKEFLKKLFLDQGMAVTALNNYLDCPWKWFFQNLVRIPQPQSKHQLYGTAVHETLKFFFDKYRIEEDLTKDRLLEVLEDNLRKKPFELRDYEDSLKKGREALSLYFDLYKNNWPRALLTEFTISGIPISFEGSDATQHILNLRGQLDKIELDNAPYVTVIDYKTKKPMTRNEIEGKTKNSDGGYKRQLVFYKLLLDRFEENKYTMTTGIIDFLESDTEGRFKKEAFTISQEEVDELEILIKKTAKEIYDFSFWQSVCSKKDCEFCRLRKLMEQKS, from the coding sequence ATGGCTACAAATCAACGTTTCCAAGAGCTTTATACTCGACTAAATCCCGAGCAGAAAAAGGCAGTAGATACGATTGATGGCCCTGTTATGGTTATTGCTGGACCTGGTACTGGAAAAACTCAGATTCTTACTTTGCGTATTGCAAATATTTTGAAAGAAACTGATGCGGGACCTGACTCTATTTTAGCTCTTACATTTACCGAGTCGGGAGTGCATGCTATGCGAAAGCGATTGGTAGATATTATTGGCAGTGCTGCGTACAAAGTCATGATTACTACATTTCATGGTTTTGCCAATGATGTGATTAAAAATTTCCCTGAAGAGTTTCCACGAATTATTGGTGCAAATAATGCTACTGATATCGATCAGATTAGATTAATGGAAGGTGTGCTTCAGTCGCTGAGCCTTGAACGGCTAAAACCATACGGCGATCCTTTGTATTATGTGCGACCCATTTTGCAAGAGATAAAGCATCTTAAACGTGAAAACATAGATCCTGATGAACTAGAAAAGATAGTTGCCAAGCAACAAAAAGATTTTGATGTAATTCCTGATTTATACTATGAAAAAGGAGCCTATAAAGGCAAAATGAAAGGCGCATACAAAGATCTTGAAAAGCAGATTGAAAAAAACAAAGAATTAATTCTTGCATATAGAGGTTATGAGGTAGCCCTTACTAAAGAACGCCTGTTTGATTTTGAAGATATGATTATGGAGGTGGTGCGGGCAATGAAACGCAATGAAGATTTGCGTTTGCGATTGCAAGAAAAATATCAATATGTGCTTGCCGATGAACATCAGGATGCAAATCAAGCACAAAACAGTATTTTGGAGCAGCTTTCAAGCTTTCATGATAACCCCAATCTTTTTATTGTGGGAGATGAAAAGCAAGCAATCTTTCGATTTCAAGGTGCATCACTTGAAAACTTTCTGTATTTCAAGCGTATCTACCCACAAGCCTCTTTAATTAGTTTAGTTTCAAACTATAGATCTCATCAGACTATTCTCGATGGATCCCATAGTGTTATTGAAAAAAATAAAGTAGAAGATGCAAGCTTACGTGTACAACTACAGTCTCAAAGCAAGCTCGTACCTGAAAAAATTCGAATTGCTAACTTTTTAAAAGTAGAGGATGAGTATCTATTTTTACTAAAAGATATAGAAGATAAAATTAGATCTGGAATTTCTCCCTCTGAAATAGCTATTTTATTTAGAAATAATAAAGATGTTTTTCCATTAGTAAAAACATTTGAAAAAACGGCTGTGCCTTTTTCTGTGGAATCTGGACAAGATGTATTGTCTGACGATGATATTTATAAATTATTGCTCATTCTCCGTGCCATAAATGAACTTGGAAATAATGCATTACTCATGGATGTTATGTTTATTGATTTCCTCAAGCTCAGTCATATCGATGTATTTAGAATTTCCACATATGCAAAGTCACAACGAATTTCTATCTATGATTGTCTCAGAGATGAAAGTTATTTGAATGAGGCCGGAGTCCATAATGTTGAGAAATTTGTAGCTTTAAATGAAAAGCTTTCAGACTGGGCATCACTTGCTAAGAATAAAAACATTGTAGACTTTTTTGAGCATATTGTACGAGAGTCGGGATTTCTTGAGTATATACTTTCTCATAATGGATCATTGGATAAATTGCATAAGCTTGAAGCTTTTTTTGGTGAAGTTAAAAGAGTCGCTCAGAATCATAAAGAATATAAGTTGCGTGATTTTATTACGTATTTAGATTTGCTTAAATCTCACAAGATTTTAATTTCTTCCCAAAATACGAGCGAATCTCGTCAGGGGGTTCGACTTATGACAGCTCATCGATCAAAAGGATTGGAATTTGATCATGTGTATATAATTGGAGCATGTGATGGTCATTGGGGAAATAAGCGGGATGTGAAGTATTTTAAAGTTCCACTACCTGGACATAAAGAAGAATATGACGCTATTGATGATGAGCGAAGATTGTTTTATGTGGCACTCACACGTGCTCGAAAAGGATTAACTATTACATGGTGTAGTCAGAGTCTAGAAGGAAAGATAGATCAGTTACCATCCCAGTTTTTAGAAGAAATTGCTGAAGATCATAAAGAGCAGATTGATGTTGAGACTATCCCTAAGCATGAATTAGCCGTACCTAGTTTTTCATTTGCTCCACAATTGAATTTTGGCATTGATCTTAAGGATAAAGAATTCTTAAAAAAGTTATTCTTAGATCAAGGTATGGCAGTGACTGCTCTTAACAATTATTTAGACTGCCCATGGAAATGGTTTTTTCAAAATTTGGTGCGAATTCCTCAGCCACAGAGTAAACATCAATTGTATGGAACTGCAGTACATGAAACGCTCAAATTCTTTTTTGATAAATACAGAATAGAAGAAGATCTGACTAAAGACAGGTTATTAGAAGTACTAGAAGATAACCTTCGTAAAAAGCCTTTTGAATTAAGAGATTACGAAGACTCACTTAAAAAGGGAAGAGAAGCACTTAGTTTATATTTTGATTTGTATAAAAACAATTGGCCACGAGCTCTACTTACTGAATTTACTATATCTGGTATTCCTATTAGTTTTGAAGGTTCTGATGCTACACAGCACATTTTGAACCTTAGAGGACAGCTCGATAAAATAGAATTGGATAACGCGCCCTATGTAACGGTTATAGACTATAAAACAAAAAAGCCAATGACTCGTAATGAGATCGAAGGTAAGACTAAAAATTCTGATGGGGGATACAAACGCCAGTTGGTATTCTATAAGCTGCTCTTAGATAGATTTGAAGAAAATAAATATACAATGACTACGGGAATTATTGATTTTCTTGAATCTGATACAGAAGGGCGATTTAAGAAAGAAGCATTCACTATTAGCCAGGAAGAAGTAGATGAATTAGAAATACTCATCAAAAAAACTGCCAAAGAAATTTATGATTTTTCTTTTTGGCAGTCTGTTTGTTCTAAGAAAGATTGTGAATTTTGTAGATTGAGAAAACTAATGGAACAAAAAAGCTAA
- a CDS encoding sigma-70 family RNA polymerase sigma factor, protein MKKNNKEKKNTTVKKGAKPKAAPVKKSAPKASKPVAHTKSEKNSKSKDTKEKVKVASKPGSKKEDNEKKSDKLVAKGKERGFVTYDEILKEFPTIEDDIIFLEELYEKFSSSGIDVLEGGGLLDVSADDLAPKKSYYGAGSDSSYDSIQIYLKEIGQYPLLNASQEKDLAKRIEKGEQEAKNLLARANLRLVVSIAKKYVGRSPDLTLLDLIQEGNLGLFKAVDKFDWTKGYKFSTYATWWIRQAITRALADQSRTIRVPVHMVETIAKYKQVVRRLAQDLGRDPLPEEIATEMGMDVDKIYNIEKIDQSTVSLQSPVGDDGGDKESELQDFIADDKILSPDQDSSRRIIGDQVREILNDLPEKERKILELRHGLIDGVQHTLEEVGKKFGVTRERIRQIEAKAHEKIRQHEKVNRLRNY, encoded by the coding sequence ATGAAAAAAAATAACAAAGAAAAAAAGAATACGACTGTAAAAAAAGGTGCTAAGCCAAAGGCAGCACCTGTGAAGAAATCTGCACCAAAAGCTTCAAAGCCAGTTGCACATACTAAGTCTGAAAAAAACAGTAAGTCTAAAGATACAAAAGAGAAAGTAAAAGTAGCTTCTAAACCTGGATCAAAGAAAGAAGATAACGAAAAAAAGTCAGATAAGCTTGTTGCAAAAGGAAAAGAACGAGGCTTCGTTACCTATGATGAAATTCTGAAAGAATTTCCAACAATTGAAGATGATATTATCTTCCTAGAAGAATTGTATGAAAAGTTTTCTTCATCAGGAATTGATGTTCTTGAAGGAGGAGGACTTCTTGATGTATCAGCAGATGATTTGGCTCCAAAGAAAAGCTATTACGGAGCGGGAAGTGATTCATCATATGATTCTATTCAAATCTATTTGAAAGAAATTGGTCAGTATCCACTATTAAACGCGTCACAGGAAAAAGATCTTGCAAAGCGAATTGAAAAGGGAGAACAAGAAGCTAAGAATCTTTTGGCACGAGCCAACCTCCGACTTGTGGTTTCTATTGCCAAGAAGTATGTAGGCCGAAGTCCAGACCTTACCCTTTTGGATCTCATCCAGGAAGGGAACCTGGGCCTCTTTAAGGCTGTAGACAAGTTTGATTGGACCAAAGGCTATAAATTCTCAACCTATGCAACCTGGTGGATCCGACAGGCTATTACACGTGCTCTAGCCGACCAATCACGAACTATTCGTGTTCCAGTGCACATGGTGGAAACAATTGCTAAGTATAAGCAGGTTGTACGACGACTTGCTCAAGATTTGGGACGAGATCCATTGCCTGAAGAAATCGCTACAGAAATGGGAATGGATGTAGATAAGATTTACAATATCGAAAAGATTGACCAGAGTACTGTTTCACTTCAGAGTCCCGTAGGAGATGATGGGGGAGATAAAGAATCAGAACTTCAGGATTTCATTGCAGATGATAAAATTCTTTCTCCAGATCAAGATTCATCACGACGAATTATTGGTGATCAAGTTCGTGAGATTCTCAATGATCTTCCAGAAAAAGAACGAAAGATTCTTGAATTGCGACACGGACTCATTGATGGCGTGCAGCACACACTTGAAGAAGTAGGTAAAAAATTTGGTGTGACTCGAGAACGAATTCGACAGATTGAAGCGAAAGCTCATGAAAAGATTCGTCAGCACGAGAAAGTAAACCGGCTTCGAAACTATTAA
- a CDS encoding ribonuclease H-like domain-containing protein codes for MRKIIFDIETRNMFSDVGKNDPTLLDLSLVGVWDSETNKYTSYLQEELNQLWPIIEKADILIGYNSDHFDIPLLNKYYPGDLTKIKSLDLLKEIKNATGRRFKLDSIAEGTLNINKSGHGLQAITWWKQGEIEKIRQYCLDDVKITKKVYDYALKNSKLKYKDAGKIITIPLDTNNWDDIDESSLTHTLPF; via the coding sequence ATGCGTAAAATTATTTTCGATATTGAAACCCGAAATATGTTTTCAGATGTCGGTAAAAATGATCCAACCCTTCTTGATCTTTCCCTCGTAGGTGTATGGGATTCTGAAACAAATAAGTATACAAGTTACCTTCAAGAAGAGTTAAACCAATTGTGGCCGATTATAGAAAAAGCAGATATTTTGATTGGATATAATTCTGATCATTTTGATATTCCTCTGCTCAATAAATACTATCCTGGAGATCTTACTAAAATAAAAAGTTTGGATTTACTTAAAGAAATTAAGAATGCTACAGGACGCAGATTTAAATTAGATAGTATTGCTGAAGGAACTTTAAATATTAATAAATCTGGGCACGGTTTACAGGCTATCACCTGGTGGAAGCAAGGTGAAATTGAGAAAATTCGCCAGTACTGTTTGGATGACGTGAAAATTACAAAAAAGGTGTATGACTACGCACTTAAAAACAGCAAACTTAAATATAAAGATGCTGGCAAAATAATTACTATTCCACTTGATACAAATAATTGGGATGATATTGATGAAAGTTCACTCACCCATACCCTTCCTTTCTAA
- the hisS gene encoding histidine--tRNA ligase yields the protein MNDENTKKSLGTEPYKGVRDFYPEDMFIQNHIFSTMRKAVESFGYEEYAASILEPTELYKAKSGEEIVNEQTYSFKDRGDRDVTLRPEMTPTVTRMVAAKRKELSFPLRWYSIPNLFRYEKPQRGRLREHYQLNVDLFGISGINAEVEIISTAHAVMKHFGAEERDFKISINNRKILNFILHDAFNLKEEDAYRITKLIDKKKKISADEFKNQIQEILNDQTDNFVLALNAQNIDELQKRLADKTSQEINGFAETKELLEKLSSAGITNAVFDPTLARGFDYYTGIVFEVNDTDPANVRSLFGGGRFDELLAVFDVEKVPAVGFGMGDVTIRDFLETHNLLPQFSSKTQIALCPFDESSLAYTSNLAQTLRSKGINAVVDITGRKVGDQIKWADKHAIPFIMVIGENEIKDKKFTVKELATKTEASFANEQEIIDYLKRT from the coding sequence ATGAACGACGAAAACACAAAGAAATCTCTTGGAACGGAGCCATATAAAGGTGTTCGGGACTTTTATCCTGAAGATATGTTTATCCAAAACCATATTTTCTCTACTATGCGTAAAGCAGTTGAAAGCTTTGGTTATGAAGAATATGCAGCATCTATTTTAGAACCAACCGAGCTGTATAAAGCAAAGTCTGGAGAAGAAATTGTTAATGAACAAACATACTCTTTCAAAGATAGAGGCGACAGAGATGTAACACTACGTCCAGAAATGACACCTACAGTAACTCGTATGGTTGCAGCAAAACGAAAAGAGCTTTCATTCCCTCTTCGATGGTATTCTATTCCCAATCTTTTTAGATATGAAAAACCACAGCGTGGACGTCTGCGAGAACACTACCAACTCAATGTAGATCTCTTTGGAATTAGTGGTATTAATGCAGAAGTAGAAATTATTTCTACAGCTCATGCAGTTATGAAACATTTTGGTGCAGAAGAAAGAGATTTCAAAATAAGCATCAACAACAGAAAAATTCTCAACTTTATATTACATGATGCATTTAATCTCAAAGAAGAAGATGCATACAGAATTACAAAACTCATAGATAAGAAAAAGAAGATCTCAGCAGATGAGTTCAAAAATCAAATACAAGAAATCTTGAATGATCAGACAGATAATTTTGTACTAGCTCTCAATGCGCAGAATATTGATGAACTTCAAAAACGTTTAGCTGACAAAACATCACAAGAAATCAACGGTTTTGCAGAAACGAAAGAGCTCCTTGAAAAGCTCTCATCAGCTGGAATCACAAATGCTGTTTTTGATCCAACCCTTGCTCGTGGTTTTGATTACTATACAGGAATAGTATTTGAAGTTAATGATACAGATCCCGCAAATGTACGATCACTTTTTGGAGGTGGAAGATTTGATGAATTACTTGCTGTATTTGATGTAGAAAAGGTTCCTGCAGTAGGATTTGGTATGGGTGATGTTACTATTCGAGATTTTCTTGAGACTCACAATTTACTTCCCCAGTTTAGTTCTAAAACCCAAATCGCACTTTGTCCATTTGATGAATCTTCACTTGCATATACATCAAACCTAGCTCAAACACTTCGCAGCAAAGGTATAAATGCTGTAGTAGATATCACTGGTAGAAAAGTTGGAGATCAAATCAAATGGGCAGATAAGCATGCAATACCGTTTATTATGGTTATTGGCGAAAATGAGATTAAAGATAAAAAGTTTACTGTAAAAGAATTGGCAACTAAAACAGAAGCTTCTTTCGCAAACGAACAAGAAATTATTGATTACCTAAAACGAACATAA
- a CDS encoding thioredoxin domain-containing protein, protein MDQNHYQDHQPQPAKTNVLLPFSIIIAGIIIAGAIFLVKKDSPVAKQATQSLSITVNPVTPADHVLGNPNAKVSMIEFSDTDCPFCQRFHPELQKLVDKYGKDGKLAWAYRHFAFHERAPKEAEATECAAEIGGNDKFWEYLNKVFAAKHFQTSATDKYVGIEVSQLPVLAESIGIDKAKFSTCLTSGKYATKVKQQYDEAVSAGAVGTPHTVIISEAPLNRATIDFIEQTNLQILTRQGTGGMAPFSVSNDGTKLIVSGAMQATVMDQIIQLIIQANYK, encoded by the coding sequence ATGGATCAAAATCATTACCAAGATCACCAGCCTCAACCGGCGAAGACAAATGTCTTACTGCCATTTTCAATTATTATTGCAGGTATTATTATTGCTGGAGCTATCTTTCTTGTTAAAAAAGATAGTCCAGTTGCAAAACAAGCAACCCAGTCACTCAGTATCACCGTAAATCCAGTAACTCCAGCAGATCATGTCTTAGGTAATCCAAATGCCAAGGTTTCTATGATTGAGTTCTCAGATACAGATTGTCCATTTTGTCAGCGATTTCATCCTGAGTTACAAAAACTTGTAGACAAATATGGTAAAGATGGCAAACTCGCATGGGCATATCGACATTTTGCTTTTCATGAACGCGCACCAAAAGAAGCTGAAGCTACAGAATGTGCGGCAGAAATTGGTGGCAACGATAAATTCTGGGAGTACCTCAACAAAGTATTTGCTGCAAAACATTTCCAAACAAGTGCTACCGATAAATACGTAGGTATTGAAGTATCACAGCTTCCAGTTCTTGCTGAAAGTATTGGAATCGACAAAGCAAAGTTCTCAACATGTCTCACAAGTGGAAAGTATGCAACAAAAGTTAAGCAGCAATATGATGAGGCAGTAAGCGCTGGTGCCGTTGGAACTCCTCATACAGTAATCATTTCAGAAGCACCTCTCAATAGAGCAACTATCGATTTCATTGAACAAACCAACCTACAAATTCTCACTCGCCAAGGCACAGGAGGTATGGCACCATTCTCAGTATCAAATGATGGAACTAAATTAATCGTAAGTGGTGCAATGCAAGCTACTGTTATGGATCAGATTATTCAGCTCATCATTCAAGCCAACTACAAATAA
- a CDS encoding RNA-binding protein yields the protein MSKKLYIGGVSYNTTQQGLQEAFEKFGKVVSAQIIMDKMTGRSRGFGFIEIEDADAEAAINGMNGATLDGRKLIVNEAKPMVPRDQYKRAPMGDRQSY from the coding sequence ATGTCAAAAAAATTGTACATTGGAGGAGTGTCATACAATACGACACAGCAAGGCCTTCAGGAAGCTTTTGAGAAATTCGGAAAAGTTGTCTCTGCCCAGATCATTATGGACAAGATGACAGGACGATCTCGAGGTTTCGGTTTCATTGAAATTGAGGACGCAGATGCAGAAGCAGCAATCAACGGTATGAATGGTGCTACTCTCGACGGCCGAAAGCTCATTGTAAACGAAGCAAAGCCTATGGTTCCACGGGACCAGTATAAGCGAGCTCCAATGGGAGACCGACAGAGTTACTAA
- the typA gene encoding translational GTPase TypA, with protein sequence MEIRNIAIIAHVDHGKTTLTDALMRQTGMVEEGISMDSNALEQERGITIYAKNTSVFYKNTKINIVDTPGHADFGSEVERVLRSIDTVLLVVDAQEGPMPQTRFVLKKSLELGLKPIVVLNKIDKPAADVKRAHDQVLELFFELGANDDQLDFTTIYAIGRQGVAKLKMEDESKDLTPLLDLILEKVPAAQADTEAPLRMQVFNLGYDNFLGRLAVGRVYEGKMKMGQNIFAKTPDGTIHSGKLTKLFTFKGVTRTETDIAEAGDIVMMAGIPDIYIGDTVCESQDQEALPAIQIDEPTISLTFLVNDSPFAGQEGKFVTGRQIRERLERELEINVGLKVDFTGENYKVYGRGELHIAILLENMRREGYELQVSQPQVIIKEIDGVKSEPFEEVTIDVPQESSSAVIEKLQRRRGIMMNMTEERGQVRLVFEIPTRGLLGYRGQFVVDTKGEGIISSRFLEFRAYAGTVERQTFGSMISMMKGKCLAFSLDNLQQRGTLYVEPSYEVYEGQVVGSVTKGDDLYVNPTKGKQLTNMRASGSDEGIYLAPAYILSIERAMEIMSDDEYIEITPKSVRLRKKFLNKSMRDKAQREGKL encoded by the coding sequence ATGGAAATTCGAAATATTGCAATTATTGCGCACGTGGACCACGGTAAGACAACTCTTACTGATGCTTTGATGCGCCAGACAGGTATGGTGGAAGAAGGTATATCAATGGACTCAAACGCCCTTGAACAGGAACGAGGTATTACTATTTACGCTAAGAACACGTCAGTATTCTATAAGAATACAAAGATCAACATTGTGGACACACCGGGCCACGCCGACTTCGGTTCTGAAGTGGAACGTGTGCTGCGATCTATCGACACCGTGCTTCTTGTAGTGGATGCTCAGGAAGGTCCTATGCCCCAGACACGATTCGTACTTAAGAAATCTCTCGAGCTTGGTCTTAAGCCTATCGTTGTTTTAAATAAAATTGATAAACCTGCTGCAGATGTAAAGCGTGCACATGATCAAGTTCTTGAATTATTCTTCGAACTTGGAGCAAATGACGATCAGCTCGATTTCACAACTATCTATGCTATCGGACGACAAGGAGTTGCAAAGCTAAAGATGGAAGATGAATCAAAAGATCTTACTCCCCTCCTTGATCTTATTTTAGAAAAAGTTCCTGCAGCACAAGCAGATACAGAAGCTCCACTTCGAATGCAGGTGTTCAACCTTGGATACGACAACTTCCTAGGACGACTTGCTGTTGGCCGAGTATACGAAGGTAAGATGAAAATGGGACAAAACATTTTTGCAAAAACACCAGATGGAACTATTCACTCTGGAAAGCTAACTAAACTATTTACATTCAAAGGTGTAACTCGAACAGAAACTGATATTGCCGAAGCTGGAGATATTGTGATGATGGCCGGAATTCCTGATATCTATATTGGAGACACTGTGTGTGAATCACAGGATCAAGAAGCGCTTCCTGCTATTCAGATTGATGAACCTACTATCTCTCTTACATTCTTGGTTAACGATTCTCCATTTGCCGGACAAGAAGGAAAGTTTGTTACAGGACGACAAATTCGAGAACGACTAGAACGAGAACTCGAAATCAACGTTGGACTCAAAGTAGACTTTACAGGTGAAAATTACAAAGTATACGGACGAGGAGAATTGCACATTGCGATCTTGCTTGAAAATATGCGACGAGAAGGTTATGAACTCCAAGTATCACAACCACAAGTTATCATCAAAGAAATTGATGGAGTAAAATCAGAACCTTTTGAAGAAGTAACTATCGACGTTCCTCAAGAATCATCAAGTGCTGTTATTGAAAAGCTCCAGCGACGACGAGGAATCATGATGAACATGACCGAAGAGCGAGGTCAGGTACGATTGGTATTTGAAATCCCAACTCGAGGTTTGCTCGGATACCGAGGACAGTTCGTTGTAGATACTAAGGGAGAAGGAATTATTTCTTCACGATTCCTAGAATTCCGAGCATATGCTGGAACAGTGGAACGACAGACATTCGGATCTATGATCTCAATGATGAAAGGAAAGTGTCTCGCCTTCTCTCTCGACAACCTTCAGCAGCGAGGAACTCTCTATGTAGAACCAAGTTATGAAGTATATGAAGGTCAGGTTGTCGGAAGTGTTACAAAAGGTGATGATCTTTATGTAAACCCAACCAAAGGAAAGCAGCTCACCAACATGCGAGCTTCAGGATCAGACGAAGGTATCTATCTTGCTCCTGCCTACATCCTCTCTATCGAACGAGCCATGGAAATTATGTCAGATGATGAATACATCGAAATTACTCCAAAGTCAGTTCGACTTCGAAAGAAATTCTTAAACAAATCAATGCGAGATAAAGCGCAGCGAGAAGGAAAATTATAA